A genomic segment from Sphingopyxis sp. DBS4 encodes:
- a CDS encoding cytochrome c, whose product MPSVTFTLLAVALIAGAGAITVYLGLYNIAADAPHNRLTYSVIETFREKSIAARSGSIAVPADLAAPARIASGAGLYTEMCSGCHLAPGMEKTEMSQGLYPQAPVLFKGSERSAAEQFWIIKHGIKMTAMPAWGKTHDDRLIWDMVAFVRKLPGLSPAQYQAITQNAPMDHDAMMKGMTEAEGASQKPSGAGEHAGH is encoded by the coding sequence ATGCCGAGCGTGACGTTCACGCTGCTGGCGGTGGCCCTGATAGCGGGCGCGGGTGCGATCACCGTCTATCTCGGCCTATATAATATAGCGGCCGATGCCCCCCATAACCGGCTGACTTACAGCGTCATCGAAACATTCAGGGAGAAGTCCATCGCAGCGCGATCCGGATCGATCGCGGTGCCGGCAGATTTGGCGGCTCCGGCGCGGATCGCGTCGGGCGCAGGTCTCTATACCGAGATGTGCAGCGGCTGCCATCTCGCGCCCGGGATGGAAAAGACCGAAATGAGTCAAGGGCTGTATCCGCAAGCGCCCGTCTTGTTCAAAGGTTCGGAACGTTCGGCTGCGGAGCAATTCTGGATCATCAAGCATGGCATCAAGATGACCGCCATGCCGGCCTGGGGGAAAACGCATGATGATCGTCTCATCTGGGATATGGTCGCGTTTGTCCGAAAACTCCCTGGCCTGTCGCCGGCACAATATCAGGCTATTACGCAGAATGCGCCAATGGACCATGACGCGATGATGAAGGGCATGACAGAGGCGGAAGGCGCGAGTCAGAAACCAAGCGGAGCGGGCGAACACGCAGGGCACTGA
- a CDS encoding IS3 family transposase (programmed frameshift), with protein MKRARFSEEQIIGVLKEAEAGAKTADLARRHGVSEATIYNWKAKYGGLEVSEARRLRELESENARLKRLLADAMLDQAALKDLLGKKVLTPAAKREAVAHLQACHGMSERRACRVIDADRKSVRYRSTRDDDTALREKLRGLANQRRRFGYRRLHILLRREGVMINRKKTQRLYKEEGLAVRRRRSRKRAVGTRAPAPVLALANQRWSLDFVHDQMASGRRFRVLNVVDDVTRECLAAVPDTSISGRRVVRELTELIAQRGKPGMIVSDNGTELTSNAVLAWCGQSGVEWHYIAPGKPMQNGYVESFNGRMRDELLNETLFMSLAHARVEIAAWVEDYNRERPHSSLGYATPAAFAAELNKQWPASLRPPGSATQPIASTALMRKTTARL; from the exons ATGAAGCGTGCAAGGTTTTCAGAAGAGCAGATCATTGGGGTGCTGAAGGAGGCAGAAGCGGGCGCGAAGACCGCTGATCTCGCCCGGCGGCACGGTGTGTCTGAAGCGACGATCTATAACTGGAAGGCCAAGTATGGCGGCCTAGAGGTATCCGAGGCCCGGCGCCTGCGAGAGCTCGAGAGCGAGAACGCCAGGCTCAAGCGGCTTCTGGCCGATGCAATGCTGGACCAGGCTGCGTTGAAGGATCTTCTGG GCAAAAAAGTTTTGACGCCCGCCGCGAAGCGGGAAGCTGTCGCTCATCTGCAGGCGTGCCACGGGATGAGCGAACGGCGGGCGTGCCGTGTCATCGATGCCGATCGCAAGAGCGTGCGCTATCGTTCCACCCGGGACGATGACACTGCTCTGCGCGAGAAGCTGCGCGGGCTGGCCAACCAGCGTCGACGGTTCGGCTATCGCCGTTTGCATATCCTGCTGCGCCGGGAAGGCGTGATGATCAACCGGAAGAAGACCCAGCGGCTCTACAAGGAAGAAGGTCTGGCGGTGAGGCGGCGACGCAGCCGCAAGCGTGCTGTCGGCACGAGGGCACCTGCTCCGGTGCTGGCACTGGCGAACCAGCGCTGGAGCCTCGACTTCGTTCATGACCAGATGGCGTCGGGCAGGCGATTCCGCGTTCTCAACGTGGTCGATGACGTGACCCGGGAGTGCCTGGCAGCGGTGCCCGACACCTCGATCTCGGGGCGCCGTGTCGTGCGCGAGCTGACCGAGCTGATCGCACAGCGCGGCAAGCCGGGGATGATCGTCAGCGATAATGGCACCGAGCTCACCAGCAATGCCGTGCTCGCATGGTGCGGCCAGAGCGGCGTGGAGTGGCATTACATCGCCCCGGGCAAGCCGATGCAGAACGGCTACGTGGAAAGCTTTAACGGTCGCATGCGCGACGAGCTGCTGAATGAGACCCTGTTCATGAGTCTTGCCCATGCTCGGGTCGAGATCGCTGCCTGGGTCGAGGATTACAACCGGGAGAGACCACACTCGTCCCTTGGCTACGCAACCCCGGCGGCGTTCGCCGCTGAACTGAATAAGCAATGGCCTGCTTCGCTACGCCCTCCGGGCTCCGCTACGCAGCCCATTGCTTCAACCGCGCTGATGCGCAAAACAACCGCCCGGCTCTAA
- a CDS encoding efflux RND transporter permease subunit — protein MIARIIRASVAARGLVVASALILTLLGIAAVRTTPVDALPDLSDVQVIVRTSYAGQAPRIVEDQVTYPITTTMLSVPGARVVRGYSFVGDSFVYVLFDDGTDPYWARSRVLEYLSQVQSRLPEGARASIGPDATGVGWIYEYALVDKSGRHDLAELRSLQDWFLRFELKSVPGVAEVASIGGMVRQYQIIVDPQKLAAFGVTATDVADALKRANQESGGGSLELAEAEYIVRASGYLESLDDFRAVPIRTAAGGLPVTVGDVATVQIGPDTRRGIAELNGEGEVAGGVIVMREGKNAREVIDGVRTKLAELKRSLPPGVEIITTYDRSGLIDRAVDNLTSKLVEEFIIVGLVCALFLWHARSALVAILTLPLGILIAFIVMRLQGLNANILSLGGIAIAVGAMVDAAVVMIENAHKHLEHWERDHPGEELKGAERWRVITDAAAEVGPALFLSLLIITFSFLPIFTLEGQEGRLFSPLAFTKTYAMAAAAILSITLIPVLMGWLIRGKIPAEQSNPVNRWLTRIYRPALDWVLERPKKALVIAGLVFATSLWPMTQIGGEFMPQMHEGDLLYMPSALPGISAARASSLLQQTDRLIKTVPEVESVFGKAGRADSATDPAPLEMFETTIRFKPKDRWRPGMTEEKLIEELDARVRVPGLANFWIPPIRNRIDMLATGIKSPVGIKVAGSDLAGIDRTAKRIEAVVKTVPGVASALAERLTGGRYIDVDIDRAAAARYGLNVADVQAIVSGAIGGETIGQTVEGLARYPISVRYPRELRDSIGELASLPVLTPSRQQITLGTVARVKVSDGPPMLRSENGRPVTWIYVDSRGRDLQGLVQDIQRAIARDVDLPPGVSVSYTGQFEFLVRATERMKVVVPVTLAIIFLLLYLTFRRWDEALLIMATLPFALTGGLWLLYLLGYNQSVASAVGFIALAGVAAEFGVVMLIYLKHALADRSDGHILAAVREGALLRVRPKAMTVAVILAGLFPILVGTGTGSEVMSRIAAPMIGGMLTAPLLSMLIIPAAYLLMRRRAAHPVQPEGETT, from the coding sequence ATGATCGCACGCATTATTCGCGCCTCGGTCGCGGCGCGCGGGCTTGTCGTCGCTTCGGCGCTGATCCTGACCTTGCTCGGGATCGCCGCGGTGCGCACGACTCCGGTCGACGCCCTGCCCGACCTGTCGGACGTCCAGGTCATCGTCCGCACCAGCTATGCGGGACAGGCACCGCGGATCGTCGAGGACCAGGTCACCTATCCGATCACGACGACTATGCTCTCGGTGCCGGGCGCGCGCGTGGTGCGCGGCTACAGCTTCGTCGGCGACAGCTTCGTCTATGTCCTGTTCGACGACGGCACCGATCCCTATTGGGCGCGCAGCCGCGTGCTCGAATATCTGAGCCAGGTGCAAAGCCGTCTCCCCGAGGGCGCGCGCGCGAGCATCGGTCCCGACGCGACCGGGGTTGGCTGGATCTATGAATATGCGCTCGTCGACAAAAGCGGCCGCCACGATCTTGCCGAACTCCGCAGTCTTCAGGACTGGTTCCTCCGCTTCGAGCTTAAATCGGTTCCCGGCGTCGCCGAGGTCGCGAGCATCGGCGGCATGGTGCGCCAGTATCAGATCATCGTCGATCCGCAGAAGCTCGCCGCGTTCGGGGTGACTGCAACCGACGTCGCCGACGCCCTCAAGCGCGCCAACCAGGAAAGCGGCGGCGGCTCCCTAGAACTCGCTGAGGCTGAATATATCGTCCGCGCGAGCGGCTATCTGGAGTCGCTCGACGACTTCCGCGCCGTCCCGATCCGCACCGCCGCGGGCGGACTCCCGGTAACGGTCGGCGATGTCGCGACGGTGCAGATCGGTCCCGACACAAGGCGGGGCATCGCCGAACTCAACGGCGAGGGCGAAGTCGCGGGCGGCGTGATCGTCATGCGCGAGGGCAAGAATGCCCGCGAAGTCATCGACGGCGTGCGCACCAAGCTCGCCGAGCTCAAGCGCAGCCTGCCGCCCGGGGTCGAGATCATCACCACTTATGACCGCTCGGGGTTGATCGACCGCGCGGTCGACAATCTTACCTCGAAGCTCGTCGAAGAGTTCATCATCGTCGGGCTCGTCTGCGCGCTCTTCCTCTGGCACGCGCGCTCGGCACTGGTCGCGATCCTGACGCTGCCGCTCGGCATCCTCATCGCCTTCATCGTGATGCGGCTGCAGGGACTCAACGCCAATATATTGTCGCTCGGCGGCATCGCCATCGCGGTCGGTGCGATGGTCGACGCTGCGGTGGTGATGATCGAAAATGCCCATAAGCATCTCGAACATTGGGAGCGCGATCATCCGGGCGAGGAACTGAAAGGCGCCGAACGCTGGCGCGTCATCACCGACGCCGCCGCCGAGGTTGGGCCCGCCCTCTTCCTCAGCCTCCTCATCATCACCTTCTCCTTCCTCCCCATCTTCACGCTCGAAGGCCAGGAGGGACGGCTCTTCTCGCCGCTCGCCTTCACCAAAACCTATGCGATGGCGGCCGCCGCGATCCTCTCGATCACGCTCATCCCGGTGCTGATGGGCTGGCTGATCCGCGGTAAGATACCCGCCGAACAGAGTAATCCGGTCAACCGCTGGCTGACCCGCATCTATCGCCCGGCACTCGACTGGGTGCTCGAACGGCCGAAAAAAGCGCTCGTGATCGCCGGCCTCGTCTTCGCCACCAGCCTGTGGCCGATGACCCAGATCGGCGGCGAGTTCATGCCGCAGATGCACGAAGGCGACCTCCTTTACATGCCCTCGGCGCTACCCGGCATCTCGGCCGCAAGGGCATCGAGCCTGCTCCAGCAGACGGACCGACTGATCAAGACCGTGCCCGAGGTCGAGAGCGTGTTCGGCAAGGCGGGGCGGGCCGACAGCGCGACCGACCCCGCGCCGCTCGAGATGTTCGAGACGACGATCCGCTTCAAGCCGAAGGACCGTTGGCGCCCCGGCATGACCGAGGAGAAATTGATCGAGGAGCTCGACGCGCGGGTCCGGGTTCCGGGGCTCGCCAATTTCTGGATTCCCCCGATCCGCAATCGCATCGACATGCTTGCGACCGGGATCAAGAGCCCGGTCGGCATCAAGGTCGCGGGCTCGGATCTTGCCGGGATCGATCGCACCGCCAAGCGCATCGAAGCGGTCGTCAAGACCGTACCCGGCGTAGCGTCGGCGCTGGCCGAGCGGCTGACTGGTGGGCGCTATATCGATGTCGACATCGATCGCGCCGCCGCAGCACGCTACGGCCTCAATGTCGCCGACGTGCAAGCGATCGTCTCGGGCGCGATCGGCGGCGAGACGATCGGCCAGACGGTCGAGGGGCTCGCCCGCTATCCGATCAGCGTCCGCTACCCGCGCGAGCTGCGCGACAGTATCGGCGAGCTCGCGAGCCTTCCGGTCCTGACGCCGTCGCGCCAGCAGATCACGCTCGGCACGGTGGCCAGAGTCAAGGTCAGCGACGGGCCGCCGATGCTGCGCAGCGAGAATGGCCGCCCGGTGACCTGGATCTACGTCGACAGCCGCGGCCGCGATTTGCAGGGCCTCGTGCAGGACATCCAGCGGGCGATCGCGCGCGATGTCGATCTGCCGCCCGGCGTCAGCGTTTCCTACACCGGGCAGTTCGAGTTCCTCGTTCGTGCGACCGAGCGGATGAAGGTCGTCGTGCCGGTCACGCTCGCGATCATCTTCCTGCTGCTCTACCTGACCTTCCGCCGCTGGGACGAGGCGCTGCTCATCATGGCGACCCTGCCCTTTGCGCTCACCGGCGGGCTCTGGCTCCTCTATCTGCTTGGCTATAACCAGTCGGTCGCGAGCGCGGTCGGGTTCATCGCGCTTGCGGGCGTTGCCGCCGAGTTCGGGGTCGTCATGCTCATCTATCTCAAGCATGCGCTCGCCGATCGCAGCGACGGCCACATATTGGCCGCGGTTCGCGAAGGCGCGCTGCTCCGCGTCCGCCCGAAGGCGATGACCGTTGCGGTTATCCTCGCGGGCCTGTTCCCGATCCTCGTCGGGACCGGCACCGGCTCCGAAGTGATGAGCCGCATCGCCGCGCCGATGATCGGCGGCATGCTCACCGCGCCGCTGCTGTCGATGCTTATCATTCCCGCCGCCTATCTGCTGATGCGAAGGCGTGCGGCTCATCCCG
- a CDS encoding MauE/DoxX family redox-associated membrane protein, protein MNMQVQRANESAPAHTGAAVSGKPRATIYRMVMEQHICPYGLKALHLLRSRGYDVEDVWLTTREETDAFKAKHGVATTPQTFIEGERIGGLDDLRRHLGLKVRDPKALTYKPVIALFSITALMALAASQAVSGTPFTIRAAEWFIGFSMALLAFLKLRDIESFSSMFLNYDLLAKRWVPYATIYPFAEGLAGILMISGALNWISIPVALFIGIIGAVSVFKAVYIDKRELKCACVGGDSNVPLGFISLTENLMMIAMALWMLVAPAAMTMGHS, encoded by the coding sequence ATGAATATGCAGGTTCAGCGCGCGAACGAAAGCGCGCCAGCGCACACTGGTGCGGCGGTTTCGGGCAAGCCGCGGGCGACCATCTATCGCATGGTGATGGAGCAGCATATCTGCCCCTATGGCCTGAAGGCGCTGCATCTGTTGCGCAGCCGCGGCTATGACGTCGAGGATGTCTGGCTGACGACCCGCGAGGAAACCGACGCATTCAAGGCGAAACATGGCGTCGCGACGACGCCGCAGACCTTCATCGAAGGCGAGCGGATCGGCGGTCTTGACGATCTGAGGCGCCATCTCGGTCTGAAAGTCCGCGATCCTAAGGCGCTTACCTATAAGCCCGTCATCGCGCTCTTCTCTATCACCGCGCTGATGGCGCTGGCCGCCAGCCAAGCGGTGTCGGGCACGCCCTTCACAATCCGTGCCGCCGAATGGTTTATCGGGTTCAGCATGGCGTTGCTTGCCTTCCTCAAGCTCCGCGACATCGAGAGCTTCTCGAGCATGTTCCTGAACTATGACTTGCTCGCCAAACGCTGGGTACCCTATGCTACCATCTATCCCTTTGCGGAGGGTCTTGCCGGCATCCTGATGATTTCTGGCGCGCTGAACTGGATATCGATTCCGGTGGCGCTGTTCATCGGGATCATCGGCGCCGTGTCGGTGTTCAAGGCGGTGTATATCGACAAGCGCGAACTCAAATGCGCCTGCGTCGGCGGCGACAGCAATGTGCCGCTGGGTTTCATCTCACTGACCGAAAATCTGATGATGATCGCCATGGCGCTGTGGATGCTGGTCGCGCCCGCCGCCATGACAATGGGCCATTCTTAA
- a CDS encoding MerR family transcriptional regulator translates to MTIGQLARQGGVNVETIRYYQRRGLLPVPPQSASAPSEGRVRRYDEAVLRRLRFIKSAQAAGFTLTEIAELLELDASSDRARARELADARIAAIEKTIAELDAARRALMGLSRQCAAADTLHCPIIAAFEQV, encoded by the coding sequence ATGACCATCGGCCAGCTTGCCCGGCAGGGCGGCGTCAATGTCGAGACGATCCGCTATTACCAACGCCGCGGCCTGTTGCCCGTTCCGCCTCAGTCGGCCAGCGCCCCGTCGGAAGGCCGAGTCCGGCGTTACGACGAGGCGGTTCTGCGCCGTCTGCGCTTCATCAAATCGGCACAAGCAGCGGGATTTACGCTCACCGAGATCGCCGAACTGCTCGAACTCGACGCGTCGAGCGATCGCGCGCGAGCGCGCGAACTGGCCGATGCGCGCATCGCGGCGATCGAAAAGACGATCGCCGAACTCGATGCGGCGCGGCGCGCGCTCATGGGCCTGTCGCGCCAATGCGCTGCCGCCGACACGCTCCACTGCCCGATCATAGCGGCGTTCGAGCAGGTCTAG
- a CDS encoding TolC family protein — MRPYFTAALLALPSALHAEPMTLDSALSRAASEAPELQSREAGVDAAQSAAIAADRLPDPKLNIVLQDFPVTGPDAGRFNRDDFTMQVIGVSQDFPNPAKRRARATRAQADIGIARADEAVTAQDIRLATALAWVDLYYAKKELKELDLLDSGLEDLQSTVTARLASGAARPAQALEPDQLRAAINDRRSALAAEIARARAQLARFTGDPAADTLGDLPPQSIDEQGLRAGIDALPKLRALDARALAADAETGLARADKRPDWSVNAAYGRREPNYGDLVTVGVTVDLPFFSKKRQDPKIAARASEAMRARLDREAAKRDIAAALDADLADHRMHHEQLANARTRLVPLAKKRAELDLASYAAGKLDLGTALLSTLALAEAEVDALAREAEVARDAIRINYIYGEAGR; from the coding sequence ATGCGCCCATATTTTACGGCAGCCTTGCTTGCGCTGCCCTCGGCTCTTCACGCCGAGCCGATGACGCTCGATTCGGCGCTCAGCCGAGCAGCATCGGAGGCACCCGAACTGCAAAGCCGCGAAGCGGGCGTCGACGCCGCCCAATCGGCGGCGATCGCCGCCGACCGGCTGCCCGACCCGAAACTCAATATCGTCCTCCAGGATTTCCCGGTGACCGGACCCGACGCGGGCCGGTTCAATCGCGACGATTTCACGATGCAGGTCATCGGCGTCAGCCAGGATTTTCCGAACCCCGCCAAACGCCGCGCGCGCGCGACCCGCGCGCAGGCCGACATTGGAATCGCCCGCGCCGACGAAGCGGTCACCGCGCAGGACATCAGGCTCGCGACCGCGCTCGCCTGGGTCGATCTCTATTATGCCAAGAAGGAGCTGAAGGAACTCGACCTGCTCGATAGCGGCCTCGAGGACCTTCAATCGACCGTGACGGCGCGGCTTGCCAGCGGTGCGGCGCGCCCGGCGCAGGCGCTCGAACCCGATCAGCTTCGCGCCGCGATCAACGATCGCCGCAGCGCGCTCGCCGCCGAGATCGCCCGCGCCCGCGCGCAGCTCGCCCGCTTCACCGGCGACCCCGCCGCCGACACGCTCGGCGACTTGCCGCCGCAGTCGATCGACGAACAAGGATTGCGCGCCGGCATCGACGCCCTGCCAAAGCTCAGAGCACTCGATGCCCGCGCCCTCGCCGCCGACGCCGAGACCGGTCTCGCACGCGCCGACAAGCGACCCGACTGGAGCGTCAACGCGGCCTATGGGCGCCGCGAGCCCAATTACGGTGATCTCGTCACGGTCGGGGTCACCGTCGACCTGCCCTTCTTCTCGAAAAAGCGGCAGGACCCCAAGATCGCCGCGCGCGCCAGCGAGGCGATGCGCGCCCGGCTCGACCGCGAGGCTGCCAAGCGCGACATCGCGGCAGCGCTCGACGCCGATCTCGCCGATCACCGCATGCATCATGAGCAGCTCGCCAATGCACGTACGCGGCTCGTGCCGCTCGCGAAGAAGCGCGCCGAGCTCGATCTTGCAAGCTACGCCGCCGGAAAGCTCGACCTCGGGACCGCGCTCCTGTCGACTCTCGCGCTTGCCGAGGCCGAAGTCGATGCGCTGGCGCGCGAAGCCGAGGTCGCGCGCGACGCGATCCGGATCAATTATATTTATGGGGAGGCAGGTCGATGA
- a CDS encoding efflux RND transporter periplasmic adaptor subunit, translating to MTDATSAARWRVAILATVLIAGGGGYWLGQSGKSDAPTETASGGRKILYYYDPMFPNQKFDKPGKSPFMDMQLEPKYADEGGGAAPGVSIDPSARQSLGIRVVAAEMGSLAATFDVNGSIDFNQRDVAIVQARSGGFVERVYRLAPGDVIGAGAPIAELQLPEWGSAQTEYLSVKKLGKPELTAAARQRLRLMGMPEGVIAEVDRSGRTGGRLTVRAPIGGVVQTLNARAGVTLASGQTLAEISGLGTVWLNAALPEAQAGLVKIGQPATANLTAFPGEAFTGRVVAILPTAAADSRTLTVRIELANRGGRLRPGMFAVVALGGDAKPTLLVPSEAVIRTGTRSIVMLEKGDGRYHPAEVVAGREGGGKTEILRGLAPGEKVVASGQFLLDSEASLTGLTVRPLEPAQ from the coding sequence ATGACCGATGCAACATCAGCGGCGCGCTGGCGCGTCGCAATCCTGGCCACGGTGCTGATCGCGGGCGGCGGCGGTTATTGGTTGGGACAGAGCGGCAAGAGCGATGCACCAACCGAGACGGCAAGCGGCGGGCGCAAGATCCTCTACTATTATGATCCGATGTTCCCGAACCAGAAGTTCGACAAGCCCGGCAAGTCGCCCTTCATGGACATGCAGCTCGAGCCCAAATATGCCGACGAGGGTGGCGGCGCGGCGCCCGGCGTGTCGATTGACCCGTCGGCGCGTCAGAGCCTCGGCATAAGAGTGGTCGCGGCCGAAATGGGGAGCCTTGCCGCAACCTTCGACGTCAACGGCAGTATCGATTTCAACCAGCGCGATGTCGCGATCGTCCAGGCGCGCTCGGGCGGCTTCGTCGAACGCGTCTATCGCCTCGCGCCTGGCGATGTCATCGGCGCCGGTGCGCCGATCGCCGAATTGCAATTGCCTGAATGGGGCAGCGCCCAGACCGAATATCTGAGCGTCAAGAAGCTCGGCAAACCTGAACTCACGGCGGCCGCGCGGCAGCGGCTGCGGCTGATGGGCATGCCCGAAGGCGTGATCGCCGAGGTCGACCGGAGCGGACGGACCGGCGGCAGACTGACGGTGCGCGCGCCGATCGGCGGCGTGGTCCAGACGCTCAATGCCCGTGCAGGCGTGACTCTCGCCTCGGGGCAGACACTTGCCGAAATCTCGGGACTTGGAACGGTGTGGCTCAATGCCGCGCTCCCCGAAGCGCAGGCCGGACTGGTGAAGATCGGCCAACCTGCCACCGCGAACCTCACCGCCTTTCCCGGCGAGGCTTTTACCGGGCGGGTCGTCGCGATCCTGCCGACCGCAGCGGCGGACAGCCGGACGCTGACAGTGCGCATCGAGCTCGCCAACCGCGGCGGTCGCCTACGCCCCGGCATGTTCGCCGTCGTCGCGCTCGGCGGGGACGCCAAGCCAACGCTGCTGGTGCCAAGCGAAGCGGTGATCCGCACCGGCACGCGCAGCATCGTGATGCTCGAGAAGGGCGACGGACGCTACCATCCCGCCGAAGTGGTCGCCGGACGCGAAGGCGGCGGCAAGACCGAGATATTGCGAGGGCTCGCCCCCGGCGAGAAGGTCGTCGCGTCGGGCCAGTTCCTGCTCGATTCCGAGGCGAGCCTGACCGGTCTCACGGTTCGTCCGCTGGAGCCAGCGCAATGA
- a CDS encoding TonB-dependent receptor: MEESWGSRHGQPKSSWTAWTPKIGIDYDLADDVMAYASATRGFKSGGFQLGDGRPFLPEYVWSYEVGLKSTLLDRRLRANFSAFYYDYTNLQVVEYNNGVASTTNAGKATIKGVEAELMARPFDRLTLTSTIAYLDARYDVYFDDVGASLKGKRLPNAPKWNITFGGEYKASLGGGMLTLRTDISWRDSVFFKPSNNPLFSGNATTLINGRVTWQPASEAWEIALYGRNLTNERYVSYSTIGTDATGVSNPTLPLYIYGEPRQYGLQLRYFF; encoded by the coding sequence CTGGAGGAAAGCTGGGGGTCACGTCACGGTCAGCCCAAATCATCCTGGACCGCCTGGACTCCGAAAATTGGGATCGATTACGACCTTGCCGATGACGTCATGGCTTATGCGTCGGCAACCCGCGGGTTCAAATCGGGTGGATTCCAGCTGGGAGACGGGCGGCCTTTCCTCCCGGAGTATGTCTGGAGCTACGAAGTCGGCCTGAAGTCGACGCTCCTCGATCGCCGGCTTCGAGCTAATTTTTCCGCCTTCTATTATGATTACACCAATCTTCAGGTGGTCGAGTATAATAATGGCGTTGCCAGTACCACCAACGCCGGCAAGGCGACGATCAAGGGCGTTGAAGCGGAACTGATGGCACGGCCGTTCGATCGCCTGACGCTTACATCCACGATCGCTTATCTCGATGCGCGCTACGATGTCTATTTTGACGACGTCGGCGCAAGCCTCAAGGGCAAGCGGCTGCCGAACGCGCCGAAGTGGAACATCACTTTCGGCGGAGAATATAAGGCCTCCCTGGGCGGCGGAATGCTGACATTACGGACCGATATCTCCTGGCGCGACAGCGTCTTTTTCAAGCCCAGCAACAATCCGCTTTTTTCCGGAAACGCCACGACCCTTATAAATGGGCGTGTCACATGGCAGCCGGCGAGCGAAGCGTGGGAAATTGCGCTTTATGGCCGAAATCTCACCAACGAGCGCTATGTGAGCTATAGTACGATCGGGACGGACGCGACGGGTGTCTCGAACCCTACTCTTCCGCTCTACATCTACGGCGAGCCGCGCCAGTATGGACTGCAGCTGCGCTACTTTTTCTGA
- a CDS encoding TonB-dependent receptor, whose amino-acid sequence MAAIAVAVAFPAQAQEAQSDGLAEIIVTAEKREENLQSVPVSVTAMTGEALTATGISNVEDLQFFVPGVSITNDSMAIINIRGIGTSAFGVATDPSTTVHYDGVYISRPTTSYQDLFDVERIEVLRGPQGVLFGRNSAGGTLNIISKMPTEDLTGALGLTVGNYEKRSLSGTISGPLGAGVRGRLTLLANQRDGIYRDVVSGRRYQNEDNLAGRLTLAIDASDRLEIVLRADASRDRETGARSVRPFYPQGFVDAGATIPANDKEAALDRLPRYDVDAWGVSSTMNWDGGPVTLRSITALRKSKVVQALDVDSTDLFLRDIEFYERSRSFTQEFQLLNNDADKLRWIVGAFYLNEKGNDEIRIIEPGRRLAIPENNTTNAFALFGQASYELIDRLRLTGGLRYSYEKKDFGYRVLLNGNQVDAG is encoded by the coding sequence ATGGCGGCGATTGCGGTGGCGGTCGCGTTTCCCGCGCAGGCTCAGGAAGCCCAGTCGGACGGCCTCGCCGAGATCATCGTAACGGCGGAGAAGCGCGAGGAAAATCTGCAGTCCGTTCCCGTCTCGGTGACAGCGATGACCGGCGAGGCGCTTACGGCAACGGGCATATCAAACGTCGAAGACCTCCAATTTTTTGTGCCGGGCGTGTCGATCACCAACGATTCCATGGCGATCATCAATATTCGTGGAATTGGCACCTCGGCGTTCGGCGTTGCGACCGACCCCAGCACGACAGTCCATTATGACGGCGTCTACATCTCGCGCCCGACCACAAGCTATCAGGATTTGTTCGACGTCGAACGCATCGAGGTGCTGCGCGGACCGCAAGGCGTTCTCTTCGGTCGCAACTCCGCCGGCGGCACACTCAACATCATTTCCAAAATGCCTACGGAGGATTTGACTGGCGCGCTGGGGCTCACCGTCGGAAATTACGAGAAGCGCTCGCTGAGCGGCACGATTTCTGGACCGCTTGGAGCGGGCGTCCGAGGCCGCCTCACCTTGCTTGCCAACCAGCGCGACGGCATCTACCGCGACGTCGTCTCGGGACGGCGATACCAAAACGAAGATAATCTCGCTGGACGACTGACGCTTGCGATTGACGCGAGCGACCGTCTTGAGATCGTGTTGCGGGCGGATGCCAGCCGTGATCGCGAGACCGGCGCGCGGTCTGTTCGGCCCTTTTATCCGCAAGGCTTCGTCGATGCGGGGGCGACGATCCCGGCCAATGACAAAGAGGCCGCACTCGACCGCCTGCCGCGTTACGATGTCGATGCCTGGGGCGTGTCCTCGACCATGAACTGGGACGGCGGCCCGGTCACGCTCCGCTCGATTACGGCGCTGCGCAAGAGCAAGGTCGTCCAGGCGCTCGACGTTGACTCGACTGACCTCTTCCTCCGCGATATCGAATTTTACGAACGTTCCCGCAGTTTCACGCAAGAGTTCCAACTTCTCAACAACGATGCGGACAAGCTGCGCTGGATCGTCGGAGCATTCTATCTGAATGAAAAGGGCAACGACGAAATACGGATCATCGAACCGGGTCGTCGGCTCGCGATCCCGGAAAACAATACGACGAATGCATTCGCGCTCTTCGGACAAGCAAGCTACGAACTCATCGACCGCCTGCGATTGACCGGAGGGCTTCGATACTCATACGAAAAAAAGGATTTCGGATATCGTGTCCTGCTGAACGGAAATCAGGTCGATGCCGGTTGA